A portion of the Pseudopipra pipra isolate bDixPip1 chromosome 1, bDixPip1.hap1, whole genome shotgun sequence genome contains these proteins:
- the HSBP1L1 gene encoding heat shock factor-binding protein 1-like protein 1 isoform X2, with protein MAAEAADPRRAGDLPQLAENLLCRLQENFQALTEKLTLRMEEMGERINDLEKRVADLMTEAGIEENTDEDLRVKKLN; from the exons ATGGCGGCGGAGGCCGCCGACCCGCGCAGAGCCGGAGACCTGCCGCAGCTG GCGGAAAATCTGCTGTGTCGGCTGCAGGAGAATTTTCAGGCTCTGACGGAAAAGTTAACGCTGAGAA TGGAAGAAATGGGTGAGCGCATCAATGACCTTGAGAAGCGTGTTGCTGACCTGATGACAGAGGCTGGGATAGAAGAGAACACTGATGAAGACTTGAGAGTAAAGAAACTTAATTAA
- the HSBP1L1 gene encoding heat shock factor-binding protein 1-like protein 1 isoform X3, giving the protein MAAEAADPRRAGDLPQLAENLLCRLQENFQALTEKLTLRMEEMGERINDLEKRVADLMTEAGIEENTDEDLRH; this is encoded by the exons ATGGCGGCGGAGGCCGCCGACCCGCGCAGAGCCGGAGACCTGCCGCAGCTG GCGGAAAATCTGCTGTGTCGGCTGCAGGAGAATTTTCAGGCTCTGACGGAAAAGTTAACGCTGAGAA TGGAAGAAATGGGTGAGCGCATCAATGACCTTGAGAAGCGTGTTGCTGACCTGATGACAGAGGCTGGGATAGAAGAGAACACTGATGAAGACTTGAGA CATTGA